From the Tautonia rosea genome, one window contains:
- a CDS encoding helix-turn-helix transcriptional regulator, which translates to MMGRPEPQKAPTGPHEPAVGRLAYRLDELAEALGVSRRTLERLRSAGRFPKPDRVVGRMPLWAPETIRKWIEGGGS; encoded by the coding sequence ATGATGGGACGCCCCGAACCGCAGAAGGCCCCCACGGGGCCGCACGAGCCCGCCGTCGGACGCCTGGCCTATCGCCTGGATGAACTGGCCGAGGCCCTCGGGGTGAGCCGTCGGACCCTGGAACGCCTGCGATCCGCCGGCCGATTCCCGAAGCCCGATCGCGTGGTCGGCCGGATGCCATTGTGGGCGCCGGAGACAATCCGCAAATGGATCGAAGGGGGTGGCTCATGA
- a CDS encoding AAA family ATPase has product MNTPPLHVAEPSPENVAAWLRPLVEPGSIIELRVLGVIDNPNYPAFTVAGYFDSDHLDPLAKVALAWTPKAEGVYVTINPLVPDMLALASNRVKRKPKTTAADEHVLHRIGLVFDADPRRSPSGISSTDEEKARARDRIIALRDGLTARGWPEPILADSGNGYHLRYRVDLPSDDGGLIARALKAADARFSDDRVQIDAKLSNPARVIKLYGSMARKGDSTPNRPHRWTAVLEGPTSRGDFHVVPRELLEALASEAPSPADRESNVWSMTAGTGAADRARAYIFAPGFPDAVEGENGHGRLYHVACVLVDGFGLSEADAYPIFAEWNGAKARPPESEKQLRHKLADAAKNHPSPSCKLLNAPRPDREGSDSGREGESTGQSDGPTVAYQRLEVDQCVMAVDRPGEPNYGFVLADEGDWATVVFRPGEEGEAEVRIHKSDLRLQDGTPLELGDEGAQPELLTTCMADIKAEPVKFLVPRVLPKGKLVTAAGLGGAGKGMFWSALVADLTQGRPTLGLDYDPPPACDVLLLGCEDGSADTIKPRLLANDADVRRVHTLDGVKDAKGKPGPFSLAQLAPLDAHLARRPEVKLVIIDPITGYIGAAGIRDHHDAELRSILEPLAKLANDRGVTILTVKHLNKDEAKTVASRVGVSIAYVNVPRACFAIASDPTDDSRRVLAPFKWNLNVPRPSSIGWTLESPPSDRVAAILAESDHLSEADRDELGRQLFRLNWSGPVDISADDLLQSATRSGKAKNQGEIDRAADWLRERLKDGPASSITCAREGDEAIGRAFPEPGPELIGDELNKQVLGRVKWWRETILKKRLGGESKRAGFNGPYFFRLPETPWPPSPEAIREAERANEAAMPSGLDALHSGPDDARIWTMRASGTPVEAVEAVEEPLGDVDTTDRTPRADTAPTGDSALSVVAPDDPPDTRPRGSHPVKAMPLKGDSTASTDSTGDPLPASEDLPMTSRDDQTSCEQTY; this is encoded by the coding sequence ATGAACACTCCGCCCCTTCACGTCGCCGAGCCGTCCCCCGAGAACGTCGCGGCCTGGCTCCGCCCGCTGGTCGAGCCCGGCAGCATCATCGAATTGCGGGTGCTCGGGGTGATCGATAATCCGAACTATCCCGCGTTCACCGTGGCCGGGTACTTCGATTCGGACCACCTCGACCCGTTGGCCAAGGTCGCGCTTGCCTGGACCCCGAAGGCGGAGGGAGTGTATGTCACGATCAACCCCCTCGTGCCCGACATGCTCGCCCTGGCCAGCAATCGGGTGAAGCGGAAGCCCAAGACGACGGCCGCCGATGAGCATGTGCTCCACCGAATCGGCCTCGTCTTCGATGCCGACCCGAGGCGCTCGCCCTCGGGGATTTCGAGCACCGACGAGGAGAAGGCCCGCGCCCGGGATCGGATCATCGCCCTCCGCGACGGGTTGACCGCCCGGGGATGGCCCGAGCCGATCCTGGCCGATAGCGGCAACGGCTATCACTTGCGCTACCGGGTCGATCTGCCGAGCGATGACGGGGGCCTCATCGCTCGGGCCTTGAAGGCCGCCGACGCGCGATTCTCCGATGATCGGGTCCAGATCGACGCGAAGTTGTCCAACCCGGCCCGCGTCATCAAGCTGTATGGCTCGATGGCTCGCAAGGGGGACTCGACGCCGAACCGGCCCCATCGGTGGACCGCTGTTTTGGAAGGCCCGACGAGCCGGGGAGATTTTCACGTCGTCCCCCGGGAATTGCTCGAAGCGCTGGCGTCGGAGGCCCCGTCGCCCGCTGATCGGGAATCGAACGTCTGGAGCATGACCGCCGGGACCGGCGCGGCGGATCGTGCCCGAGCCTACATCTTCGCCCCCGGCTTCCCCGACGCAGTCGAAGGGGAGAACGGACACGGACGGCTGTATCACGTCGCCTGCGTGCTCGTCGATGGGTTCGGACTGTCCGAGGCCGACGCCTATCCGATCTTCGCGGAGTGGAACGGGGCGAAGGCCAGGCCGCCCGAGTCGGAGAAGCAGTTGCGCCACAAGCTGGCCGACGCGGCGAAGAACCATCCAAGCCCGTCCTGCAAGCTCCTGAACGCCCCGAGGCCCGATCGGGAGGGATCGGATTCGGGTCGGGAGGGCGAGAGCACCGGGCAATCGGATGGCCCAACGGTCGCCTATCAGCGCCTCGAAGTGGACCAGTGCGTCATGGCGGTCGATCGCCCTGGTGAGCCGAATTATGGATTCGTGCTCGCCGACGAGGGGGATTGGGCCACCGTCGTCTTCCGGCCCGGTGAGGAAGGCGAGGCGGAGGTCCGCATCCACAAATCGGATCTCCGCTTGCAGGACGGGACGCCCCTCGAACTCGGCGACGAGGGCGCCCAACCCGAATTGCTCACGACCTGCATGGCCGACATCAAGGCCGAGCCGGTCAAGTTCCTCGTCCCCCGGGTGCTCCCGAAGGGGAAGCTGGTCACGGCCGCCGGGCTCGGCGGGGCCGGCAAGGGGATGTTCTGGTCGGCCCTCGTCGCGGATCTGACGCAAGGCCGCCCGACCCTCGGCCTGGACTACGATCCGCCCCCGGCCTGCGACGTGCTCTTGCTGGGTTGCGAGGACGGCTCGGCCGACACCATCAAGCCGCGATTGCTCGCCAATGATGCCGACGTGCGGCGGGTCCACACGCTCGACGGGGTGAAGGACGCGAAGGGGAAGCCGGGTCCGTTCTCCCTGGCCCAACTGGCGCCGCTCGATGCCCACCTGGCACGTCGGCCCGAGGTGAAGCTGGTCATCATCGACCCGATCACCGGATACATCGGCGCGGCGGGAATCCGGGACCATCACGACGCGGAACTACGCTCGATCCTCGAACCGCTGGCCAAGCTGGCGAACGATCGCGGGGTGACGATCCTGACCGTCAAGCACCTGAACAAGGACGAGGCGAAGACGGTCGCCAGCCGGGTCGGCGTCTCGATCGCCTACGTCAACGTCCCCCGCGCCTGCTTCGCCATCGCCAGCGACCCCACAGACGACTCCCGGCGCGTGCTGGCCCCGTTCAAGTGGAACCTGAACGTCCCCCGGCCTTCGTCGATCGGGTGGACCCTGGAATCTCCCCCTTCCGATCGGGTGGCCGCGATCCTGGCCGAATCCGACCACCTGAGCGAGGCCGACCGCGACGAACTCGGACGCCAGCTCTTCCGCCTGAACTGGTCGGGGCCTGTCGACATCTCCGCCGACGACCTCTTGCAGTCCGCCACCCGATCCGGCAAGGCGAAGAATCAAGGCGAGATCGACCGCGCCGCCGATTGGCTCCGCGAACGGTTGAAGGACGGGCCGGCGAGTTCCATCACCTGCGCGAGGGAAGGCGACGAGGCGATCGGTCGGGCCTTCCCCGAGCCAGGCCCCGAGCTGATCGGTGACGAACTGAACAAGCAAGTCCTCGGGCGCGTGAAATGGTGGCGCGAGACGATCCTCAAGAAACGCCTCGGAGGAGAATCGAAGCGAGCCGGGTTCAACGGCCCGTATTTCTTCCGACTCCCCGAAACGCCCTGGCCCCCGTCGCCCGAGGCCATCCGGGAGGCGGAACGGGCGAACGAGGCCGCCATGCCCTCCGGCCTCGATGCGCTCCATTCCGGGCCGGACGATGCCCGCATCTGGACGATGCGAGCCTCGGGAACCCCCGTGGAAGCCGTGGAAGCCGTGGAGGAACCTTTAGGGGACGTGGATACCACGGATCGGACTCCACGGGCCGACACTGCTCCAACCGGCGATTCCGCCCTGTCCGTCGTCGCCCCGGATGACCCTCCCGACACGCGCCCCCGTGGAAGCCATCCCGTGAAAGCCATGCCCCTTAAAGGGGACTCCACGGCTTCCACGGACT